A single window of Leeuwenhoekiella sp. MAR_2009_132 DNA harbors:
- a CDS encoding pyridoxal phosphate-dependent aminotransferase: METITNQLSDRINNLATSATLAMAAKARELKAEGKDIIGLSLGEPDFNTPDFIKDAAIQAINDNYNSYSPVDGYVELKDAVITKFKRDNNLTYDRSQIVVSTGAKQSLYNIAQVCLNPGDEVILPCPYWVSYADIVQLAEGVPVEVQTSMDTDFKMTPEQLEAAITPKTKMLWYSSPCNPSGSIYSEAELRALADVLQKYPQIVVVSDEIYEHINYVGGHASMAQFDDMFDRTVTVNGVAKAFAMTGWRIGYIGAPTYIARACNKIQGQVTSGANCIAQRAVITALEAPVSKIQYMVDEFKERRKLILGLLSEIPGFECNEPEGAFYVFPNVSEYFGKTLNGSKIENASEFALYLLEAANVATVTGEAFGNPNCIRISYAASQEQIIEAMARIKKAVS; the protein is encoded by the coding sequence ATGGAAACAATTACCAATCAATTATCTGATCGTATTAATAACCTGGCCACTTCTGCTACACTTGCAATGGCTGCAAAAGCTCGCGAATTAAAAGCCGAAGGAAAAGATATTATAGGTTTAAGCCTGGGGGAACCAGACTTTAATACTCCAGATTTTATTAAAGATGCCGCGATACAGGCTATAAATGATAACTATAACAGTTATTCACCTGTTGATGGTTATGTTGAATTAAAAGATGCTGTAATTACAAAATTTAAGCGCGATAATAATCTTACTTATGATCGTTCTCAAATCGTAGTCTCTACCGGTGCTAAACAATCGCTTTATAATATTGCTCAAGTTTGTTTAAATCCTGGTGATGAAGTTATTTTACCTTGCCCATACTGGGTTAGTTATGCAGATATTGTACAACTGGCAGAAGGAGTTCCTGTTGAAGTACAAACTTCTATGGATACTGATTTTAAAATGACTCCAGAACAACTGGAAGCTGCTATTACCCCAAAAACAAAAATGCTTTGGTACAGCTCTCCTTGTAATCCTAGTGGCTCTATTTATAGTGAGGCAGAATTGCGCGCTCTTGCAGATGTACTTCAGAAATACCCTCAAATAGTTGTTGTAAGTGACGAAATTTATGAGCATATAAATTATGTAGGCGGTCATGCAAGTATGGCGCAATTTGATGATATGTTTGACCGTACCGTTACTGTAAATGGTGTTGCTAAAGCATTTGCAATGACCGGGTGGAGAATAGGCTACATAGGCGCTCCTACATACATTGCACGAGCTTGTAATAAAATACAAGGACAAGTTACCAGTGGTGCAAACTGTATTGCTCAACGCGCGGTAATCACAGCTCTTGAAGCTCCTGTAAGTAAGATACAGTATATGGTAGATGAGTTTAAAGAACGTAGAAAACTTATTCTAGGTTTACTAAGCGAGATCCCGGGCTTTGAATGTAATGAGCCAGAAGGTGCCTTCTATGTTTTTCCAAATGTGTCTGAATACTTCGGAAAAACATTAAATGGATCTAAGATTGAAAATGCTTCAGAGTTTGCTTTATATCTTTTAGAAGCAGCAAATGTTGCTACTGTGACCGGTGAAGCTTTTGGTAATCCTAATTGTATACGTATATCTTATGCTGCAAGTCAGGAACAAATTATTGAAGCCATGGCTCGTATTAAAAAAGCTGTTTCTTAA
- a CDS encoding fatty acid desaturase family protein has protein sequence MKNSKTIKFSRVDSANFFRTLNKRVNTYFKENNVERTGNWKLFIKTAVMFSLFLAPYFLLLTLDLPGWSQLLLTIVMGVGMAGVGMNVMHDGNHGSFSKKKWVNKIMGGSIYILAGNVYNWQVQHNVLHHTYTNIHGHDEDLEAGRILRFSKHAPWYKHHRFQHYYSILLYGLLTFNWAITTDFLQMKRYLKRKLSYGEFPNPKVEWTKLVITKIIYVSIWIVLPLIILDLAWWKVLMGFFIMHYTAGVILSMVFQLAHVIEEADMPLPDNSGTMKNTWAIHQLFTTVNFSTKNRIVNWFTGGLNHQVEHHIFPHISHIHYTKISKIVRETAKEFNLPYNEYKTTRKAVIAHFKYLKEMGTQPNLQSA, from the coding sequence ATGAAAAATTCTAAAACAATAAAATTTTCACGAGTAGATTCAGCTAACTTTTTTAGAACACTGAATAAACGTGTAAACACCTATTTTAAAGAAAATAATGTAGAACGTACCGGTAACTGGAAGTTATTTATAAAGACCGCGGTTATGTTTTCATTATTTCTGGCTCCCTATTTTTTACTGCTTACACTAGACCTTCCGGGATGGTCACAACTGTTACTTACCATAGTGATGGGTGTGGGTATGGCTGGAGTAGGTATGAATGTAATGCACGATGGGAATCACGGTTCTTTCTCAAAGAAAAAATGGGTTAATAAAATAATGGGCGGAAGTATCTATATACTTGCCGGTAACGTTTACAACTGGCAAGTACAACACAACGTACTACACCATACCTATACAAACATACACGGTCACGATGAAGATCTTGAAGCCGGAAGAATTTTAAGATTCTCAAAACATGCTCCGTGGTATAAGCATCACCGTTTTCAGCATTATTATTCAATATTACTTTATGGGTTGTTAACCTTTAACTGGGCGATTACTACAGATTTTCTACAGATGAAACGTTATCTAAAACGTAAATTATCGTACGGTGAATTTCCCAATCCTAAAGTGGAATGGACTAAACTTGTGATTACTAAGATTATTTATGTAAGTATCTGGATTGTTCTGCCGCTTATTATTTTAGATCTGGCCTGGTGGAAAGTTCTAATGGGCTTCTTTATTATGCATTATACCGCAGGCGTAATTTTAAGTATGGTATTTCAGCTAGCGCATGTTATTGAAGAGGCAGATATGCCCCTTCCAGACAATTCTGGTACTATGAAAAATACGTGGGCCATTCATCAGTTATTTACAACAGTTAATTTTTCAACTAAAAATAGAATTGTAAACTGGTTTACGGGAGGTCTTAACCATCAGGTTGAACATCATATTTTTCCGCATATAAGCCATATACACTACACAAAGATTTCTAAAATAGTTAGAGAAACTGCAAAGGAGTTTAATTTACCGTATAACGAGTATAAAACAACACGTAAAGCAGTTATTGCTCATTTTAAATATTTAAAGGAGATGGGTACGCAACCTAATCTTCAATCAGCCTAA
- the rsmG gene encoding 16S rRNA (guanine(527)-N(7))-methyltransferase RsmG: MILVDKYFSDLDENQILQFKKLNELYQDWNLKINVVSRKDIDEIYLRHVLHSLGIAKVQKFNPGASILDVGTGGGFPGIPLAILFPETQFHLVDSIGKKIKVVEEVSAGLGLTNVKITNDRVENIDGQYDFIVSRAVAQMETFVHWVKGKIAKKSEHQLKNGILYLKGGDLSEELSLYTTAKIFDLKDYFEEEFFDTKKVVHLPLKFKG, translated from the coding sequence ATGATTCTTGTAGACAAATATTTTTCAGATCTCGATGAAAATCAGATCCTTCAGTTTAAAAAATTAAATGAATTGTATCAGGACTGGAACCTCAAAATCAACGTGGTTTCTCGTAAAGATATAGATGAAATTTATCTTAGGCATGTGTTGCATTCTTTGGGTATTGCTAAGGTTCAAAAATTTAATCCCGGAGCATCAATTTTAGATGTAGGAACGGGCGGTGGTTTTCCCGGAATTCCATTAGCAATTCTTTTCCCCGAAACACAATTTCATCTCGTTGATAGTATAGGTAAAAAAATAAAAGTAGTAGAAGAAGTTAGTGCCGGACTAGGACTTACTAATGTCAAAATTACTAATGATCGTGTTGAAAATATTGACGGGCAGTATGATTTTATCGTGAGTAGAGCCGTGGCGCAGATGGAAACCTTTGTACATTGGGTAAAAGGTAAGATTGCAAAAAAGAGTGAGCACCAATTAAAAAATGGAATTCTTTATCTTAAAGGTGGTGATCTTTCTGAAGAATTGAGTCTCTATACGACTGCAAAGATTTTTGACCTTAAAGATTATTTTGAAGAAGAATTCTTTGATACTAAAAAAGTGGTGCATTTACCACTTAAATTTAAAGGTTAA
- the pruA gene encoding L-glutamate gamma-semialdehyde dehydrogenase, whose product MSKGFFEVPVAINEPVKSYAPGSPEREEVLKTYKKLYNSKVTVPIYINGNKIETGTTKPMSPPHDHKHILGDYHLAEKSHIDAAIATALEARKKWSQMPWEHRAAIFLKAAELIQGPYRAKINAATMLAQSKNIFQAEIDAACELIDFLRFNVQYMSEIYADQPESSSAAWNRVEYRPLEGFVYAITPFNFTAIAGNLPASAALMGNVVVWKPSDSQVYSAQVIMEVFEEAGVPAGVINMVMGDPVMITDTVLASPDFAGIHFTGSTHVFKDIWSKIGTNIHNYKTYPRIVGETGGKDFILAHHTANPQQVSTAIARGAFEFQGQKCSAASRVYVAKSIWPEVKDSLLNDIKSFKMGSPEDMSNFITAVIHEASFDKLAKYIDQAKADANAEIIAGGNYDKSKGYFVEPTVILTKDPKYTTMETELFGPVVTIYVYEDQDWSETLKLVDSTSEYALTGAVLATDRYAITEATQALQNAAGNFYINDKCTGAVVGQQPFGGARASGTNDKAGSALNLLRWASPRLIKETFVTPVDYRYPFLGE is encoded by the coding sequence ATGTCTAAAGGATTTTTTGAAGTACCAGTAGCAATTAATGAGCCGGTTAAATCGTATGCACCGGGTTCACCAGAGCGTGAAGAAGTTTTAAAAACATATAAAAAACTCTATAATAGCAAAGTAACTGTTCCTATTTATATAAATGGAAATAAAATAGAGACCGGCACTACTAAGCCTATGTCTCCTCCCCACGATCATAAACATATATTAGGTGATTATCACCTTGCTGAAAAATCTCATATAGATGCAGCAATTGCAACAGCTTTAGAAGCACGTAAAAAATGGTCTCAAATGCCCTGGGAACACCGCGCAGCAATTTTTCTAAAAGCCGCTGAATTAATACAGGGGCCATATAGAGCTAAAATTAATGCAGCAACAATGCTTGCGCAATCAAAGAATATTTTTCAGGCAGAGATTGATGCTGCTTGTGAACTCATAGATTTCTTACGTTTTAACGTACAATATATGAGTGAGATTTACGCAGACCAACCAGAATCTTCATCAGCTGCCTGGAACCGTGTTGAATACCGCCCGCTAGAAGGTTTTGTGTATGCAATAACTCCTTTTAATTTTACGGCCATCGCGGGGAATTTACCGGCATCTGCAGCATTAATGGGTAATGTTGTTGTGTGGAAACCAAGTGATAGTCAGGTATATTCTGCCCAGGTTATAATGGAAGTTTTTGAAGAAGCCGGTGTACCTGCTGGAGTTATCAATATGGTAATGGGAGATCCTGTTATGATTACAGATACCGTTCTGGCAAGTCCTGACTTTGCAGGAATTCACTTTACAGGTTCTACACACGTATTTAAAGACATTTGGTCCAAAATAGGCACAAATATTCACAACTATAAAACGTATCCACGTATTGTAGGTGAGACAGGTGGTAAAGATTTTATTCTTGCGCACCATACTGCAAATCCTCAACAAGTATCAACAGCAATTGCTCGTGGTGCTTTTGAATTTCAAGGTCAAAAATGTAGTGCTGCTAGTCGTGTATATGTAGCAAAATCAATTTGGCCTGAAGTAAAAGATTCACTTTTAAATGATATCAAATCTTTTAAAATGGGCTCTCCTGAAGATATGAGCAATTTTATAACAGCTGTAATTCACGAAGCTTCCTTTGATAAATTAGCTAAATATATAGACCAGGCAAAAGCTGATGCTAATGCAGAGATAATTGCAGGTGGTAATTACGATAAGTCTAAAGGTTATTTTGTAGAACCTACTGTTATATTGACTAAAGATCCAAAGTATACAACTATGGAAACTGAACTTTTTGGTCCAGTTGTAACCATATATGTTTATGAAGATCAAGACTGGTCAGAAACCTTAAAACTTGTAGACAGTACTAGCGAATATGCACTTACCGGAGCTGTTTTAGCGACAGATCGTTATGCAATTACAGAAGCTACTCAGGCACTTCAAAATGCAGCCGGTAACTTCTATATTAATGACAAATGTACAGGGGCGGTTGTAGGTCAACAACCTTTTGGTGGTGCACGAGCATCGGGTACAAATGATAAGGCAGGTAGTGCTTTAAATTTATTAAGATGGGCATCTCCACGTTTAATTAAAGAAACATTTGTAACACCAGTTGATTACAGATATCCTTTTTTAGGCGAATAA
- the apaG gene encoding Co2+/Mg2+ efflux protein ApaG has protein sequence MVEQVTNGIRVSVETHFEGSFIKNNETFYAFGYHVTIANSSKDTVQLLSRSWFIFDALNTPERVVGEGVIGKKPILNPRESHTYSSGCLLKSPFGSMRGHYIMINFTTSEQFKVEIPSFNLNAIHILN, from the coding sequence ATGGTAGAACAAGTCACTAATGGCATACGCGTTTCTGTAGAAACCCATTTTGAAGGATCGTTTATTAAAAATAACGAAACCTTTTATGCATTTGGCTATCATGTAACTATTGCAAATTCGAGTAAAGATACCGTTCAACTTTTAAGCAGATCGTGGTTTATATTTGATGCACTCAATACTCCTGAGCGCGTTGTTGGCGAAGGCGTCATTGGTAAAAAACCCATTTTAAACCCACGAGAGTCTCACACCTATTCTTCCGGCTGTTTGTTAAAATCACCATTTGGCTCTATGCGCGGTCATTATATAATGATTAATTTTACTACTTCAGAACAATTTAAAGTAGAGATACCCTCTTTTAATCTCAACGCAATTCACATTCTTAATTAA
- a CDS encoding DUF3667 domain-containing protein: MKLKFSLSSRNKLQYRGNICLNCERTLKITHQFCPYCGQINSTKKLSLSNYFGEFISSMINYDSRIRYTLQDLLFKPGKITLRYVNGKRLTYANPFRFYLSISIIYFLLSGFLDFIIPERSNTTTEGFDLKEMTSQFNNDDFKIALDSIEYYRENYNELKAKADSTDTVNFLYTPESEINHKSFYSRNKEKLILFKNFASTTEIKNSRQALDSLRYEKSRINIWLYDRSTTYNKILEEPLAFISYLTKKIPVYLFFFTPVFALFFVIIYFKRESFASAKLRIKGTSNKLLKNLISTPYLGPVTLNILAFLRKLFYIHRERTYIEHVIFIFHVFTFVFLGLLLALLPDSFLGQEVFSSLFLVFVGPVYFYIALKRFYREGHLRTLTKFLFLNIVFLILSTFAGVLFLIVTAATY, encoded by the coding sequence GTGAAACTAAAATTCTCCCTTTCATCAAGAAATAAGCTTCAGTATCGCGGTAACATCTGCTTAAATTGCGAGCGTACACTTAAAATAACGCATCAATTTTGCCCATACTGCGGTCAAATAAACTCTACTAAAAAATTATCGCTAAGTAATTATTTTGGTGAGTTTATATCCAGTATGATCAATTACGATTCGCGGATTAGATACACCCTGCAGGATTTACTTTTTAAACCGGGGAAAATAACATTACGGTACGTAAATGGCAAACGCCTAACATATGCAAACCCATTTCGCTTTTATCTAAGTATTAGTATCATCTATTTTTTACTTAGCGGTTTTTTAGATTTTATAATCCCAGAACGTAGCAATACTACCACAGAAGGTTTTGATTTGAAAGAAATGACATCTCAATTCAATAATGACGATTTTAAAATCGCTTTAGATTCTATTGAATATTACCGCGAGAATTATAATGAGCTTAAAGCTAAAGCAGACTCAACAGATACTGTAAATTTTTTATACACTCCAGAAAGCGAGATCAACCACAAAAGTTTTTACAGCCGTAATAAAGAGAAATTAATATTATTTAAAAATTTTGCCTCCACTACAGAAATTAAAAATTCGAGACAGGCACTAGACAGTTTAAGGTATGAAAAGAGCCGAATAAATATATGGCTTTACGACCGCAGTACTACCTACAATAAGATTCTTGAAGAGCCACTTGCATTTATATCTTATCTAACCAAAAAAATTCCTGTATATCTTTTTTTCTTTACACCCGTTTTTGCCTTATTTTTTGTTATTATCTATTTTAAAAGAGAATCATTTGCATCAGCTAAACTACGCATCAAAGGCACCTCTAATAAATTACTCAAAAACCTTATAAGCACTCCCTATCTAGGACCTGTAACTTTAAACATACTAGCCTTTTTAAGAAAACTATTTTATATTCATCGTGAACGTACTTATATAGAACATGTAATTTTTATTTTTCACGTGTTCACCTTCGTTTTTTTAGGCCTTTTATTGGCACTATTGCCCGATAGTTTCTTAGGACAAGAAGTATTCTCTTCATTATTTCTTGTATTTGTAGGCCCCGTATATTTTTATATCGCTTTAAAAAGATTTTACAGAGAGGGTCATCTAAGGACACTTACCAAGTTTTTATTTTTAAATATTGTATTTTTAATACTTTCAACATTTGCAGGGGTATTGTTTTTAATCGTAACCGCTGCAACCTATTAA
- a CDS encoding DUF5103 domain-containing protein: MKTFSLVVALLIYNLAFAQSVSEIAAPPFIKSVQFYGNTAQSQLPLLRLGQTLNLSFDDIIGDEANYYYRITHYNYDWTPSVLVKTEYLRGIDDVRIFNYTNSVSTLQLYTHYELQIPNSNTTALLKSGNYLLEVYNEEDEIVFSRKFMIYNPLVSVGVEILRTRDLEFIEEKQVVNINVDLGESIFVNPEENIKTLLIQNNNLKTSITNIKPQYSLGNQLQYRYDSETSFYAGNEFFDFDNKDIRAATNRIQFVELLDLYHNYLYGNITRAETVYTYNPDLNGNFAIRTLQGADPRVNAEYAWVHFSLQHPKRPKDEAIYIYGNFNNYTLEESTKMIFNEKSQRYELPLLLKQGYYNYQYVVAKNGKKLPNNPISGDFWQTENEYEVLIYYRAPGARFDELVGAGNALSTSISNVRRN; the protein is encoded by the coding sequence ATGAAAACGTTTTCGTTAGTAGTTGCTTTACTCATTTACAACTTGGCATTTGCTCAAAGTGTATCGGAAATAGCAGCTCCTCCTTTTATTAAGTCGGTACAATTTTACGGAAACACTGCGCAAAGTCAACTTCCACTCCTGCGCCTGGGTCAAACGTTAAATTTAAGTTTTGATGACATTATAGGGGACGAAGCTAATTACTATTATAGAATTACGCATTATAATTATGACTGGACACCTTCAGTACTTGTAAAGACCGAATACCTTAGAGGTATAGACGATGTGCGTATTTTTAATTATACCAATTCGGTAAGCACCCTACAACTGTATACACATTATGAGCTACAAATACCCAATAGCAATACCACAGCTCTTTTAAAATCTGGGAACTATCTTCTGGAAGTTTACAATGAAGAAGACGAGATTGTTTTTTCAAGAAAATTTATGATATATAATCCCCTAGTTTCTGTGGGTGTTGAAATTTTACGTACCCGTGATCTTGAGTTTATTGAAGAAAAACAGGTTGTAAATATTAATGTAGATCTTGGTGAATCTATTTTTGTTAATCCTGAAGAGAATATAAAGACATTACTCATACAGAATAATAATCTTAAGACCAGTATTACTAACATTAAGCCTCAATATAGTTTAGGCAATCAATTGCAATACCGCTATGATTCTGAAACTTCATTTTATGCCGGTAATGAATTTTTTGATTTTGATAATAAAGACATACGTGCTGCTACAAACCGAATTCAGTTTGTAGAGCTGTTAGATTTATATCATAATTACCTTTACGGAAATATTACTCGAGCAGAAACTGTGTACACCTACAATCCAGACCTCAACGGTAATTTTGCTATACGTACTTTACAGGGGGCAGACCCCAGAGTAAATGCTGAATATGCCTGGGTACATTTTAGCCTGCAACACCCTAAACGTCCCAAAGATGAAGCTATCTATATCTATGGAAACTTCAATAATTATACACTTGAGGAGAGCACAAAGATGATTTTTAATGAAAAATCGCAACGCTATGAACTCCCGCTCCTGCTGAAACAAGGTTACTACAACTATCAATACGTGGTTGCTAAAAATGGTAAAAAGCTCCCTAACAACCCTATAAGCGGTGATTTCTGGCAAACCGAAAATGAATATGAGGTTCTTATTTACTATAGAGCACCCGGCGCACGTTTTGATGAACTTGTAGGTGCAGGAAATGCATTATCTACCTCAATTTCTAATGTGAGGCGTAACTAA
- a CDS encoding Na(+)-translocating NADH-quinone reductase subunit A: MSKDIKIKKGLDIKLVGEAERVVSDAPRSRTYVIKPSDFHLVTPKMLFKEGATLQAGEPLFYAKKDPSIKFVSPVSGTIIEIKRGAKRVITSIVIEADGRDTVRELPVLDVNTASAAAIKERILESGLWPFIKQRPYDVIASTQTEPTAIFISGHNSAPLAPDYNFILKGKEAALQAGITALSKLTSGKIHLGVAKVSDSVFSKLSEVQMHTVSGPHPSGNVGTLINKVSPVNKGETVWTITPENLAIMGELFLTGKFNAERIISVSGSSIKAPKYYKTKIGAEVSTFAYAAGIDGDNVRMISGNVLTGDQVNADGHLGYYHTEFVAIPEGNDYEFFGWNKPVFNKISSSRALTFSWLFPNKKYDLDTNTNGEHRAFVVTGNYEEVFPLDIYPLQLLKACMVQDLDAMEALGMYEVAPEDFALTEFVCVSKQPHQAIIRKGLDLMHEEIG; the protein is encoded by the coding sequence ATGTCAAAAGACATTAAGATCAAAAAGGGTCTTGATATTAAGTTAGTGGGTGAGGCTGAGCGTGTTGTCTCAGATGCACCCCGGTCAAGAACCTATGTGATCAAGCCTTCAGATTTTCATCTTGTAACTCCTAAGATGCTTTTTAAAGAAGGAGCTACCCTACAAGCAGGAGAACCGCTTTTCTACGCAAAGAAAGACCCTAGTATCAAATTTGTTTCTCCGGTGAGTGGAACAATTATAGAAATTAAACGCGGCGCTAAGCGAGTTATTACAAGTATTGTGATAGAGGCCGATGGTAGGGATACCGTGCGCGAGTTACCTGTGCTAGATGTAAATACGGCGAGTGCGGCGGCTATTAAAGAACGAATTTTAGAATCTGGTCTTTGGCCCTTCATTAAGCAACGTCCTTATGATGTAATAGCAAGTACGCAAACAGAGCCTACTGCAATTTTTATTTCTGGTCACAATAGCGCTCCTTTAGCTCCTGATTATAATTTTATTTTAAAAGGTAAAGAAGCTGCATTACAGGCAGGAATTACTGCTTTAAGTAAATTAACTTCAGGTAAAATCCATTTGGGGGTTGCTAAAGTTTCTGATTCTGTTTTTTCTAAATTGAGTGAAGTGCAGATGCATACCGTATCTGGTCCGCACCCAAGTGGAAATGTAGGTACTCTTATTAATAAGGTGTCACCGGTAAATAAAGGAGAAACGGTATGGACGATTACTCCAGAAAACCTTGCTATTATGGGTGAGCTTTTCTTAACGGGTAAGTTTAATGCAGAACGTATCATTTCTGTATCTGGATCTTCTATAAAAGCACCTAAGTATTATAAAACAAAAATAGGAGCAGAGGTTTCAACTTTTGCTTATGCTGCAGGTATTGATGGTGATAATGTGCGTATGATTTCGGGTAACGTTCTTACCGGAGATCAAGTTAATGCAGATGGGCATTTAGGGTATTATCATACTGAGTTTGTAGCGATTCCTGAAGGAAATGATTATGAATTTTTTGGATGGAATAAACCTGTTTTTAATAAAATTTCTTCATCAAGAGCGCTAACCTTCTCTTGGTTATTTCCAAATAAAAAGTACGATTTAGATACAAATACAAATGGTGAGCACAGAGCTTTTGTGGTAACCGGAAACTATGAGGAAGTTTTTCCTCTGGATATATATCCGCTTCAATTACTTAAAGCCTGTATGGTTCAGGATTTAGATGCTATGGAAGCTTTAGGTATGTATGAAGTTGCTCCTGAGGATTTTGCGCTAACCGAGTTTGTATGTGTTTCAAAACAACCACACCAAGCAATCATTCGTAAAGGACTTGACTTAATGCACGAAGAAATAGGATAA
- a CDS encoding NADH:ubiquinone reductase (Na(+)-transporting) subunit B, whose amino-acid sequence MGLKEKLHGIKEDFKGKKMAPAFNALHTFLYTPDETTHSGGHVRAVDDLKRTMNTVIIALLPVLVWGIFNAGYQHYAAVDAAQGVLREASLFGNFFTWDNFIMGAWTVLPLVIVSYAVGLGVEFVFAVIKGHEVEEGYLVTGMLVPLIVPIDIPLWMLAIAVIFGVVIGKEVFGGTGMNILNPALTIRAFLFFAYPTWMSGDQVWVHGAKAAAGGPDAISGETILGAYAQNSSVIYDFSDKFFGFIPGSVGETSTFLIIIGGLFLMFSKIASWRIILSAVVGAAVMGLIFNGVVDQGWITEGSNFYGLMSTPFWEHLIIGGIAFGIVYMATDPVSGSQTNTGKYWYGFLIGFFSIMIRVFNPAYPEGVFLAILLMNVFAPTIDHYVVQANVKKRMKRLKLKTA is encoded by the coding sequence ATGGGATTAAAAGAAAAATTACACGGAATTAAAGAAGATTTCAAAGGCAAAAAAATGGCACCTGCATTTAATGCATTGCATACATTTTTATATACGCCAGATGAAACTACGCACAGTGGTGGTCACGTGAGAGCGGTTGATGACTTAAAGCGTACAATGAATACGGTTATTATAGCCCTTTTGCCGGTTCTGGTTTGGGGTATTTTTAATGCGGGTTATCAGCATTATGCGGCAGTTGATGCTGCTCAGGGAGTACTAAGAGAAGCAAGTTTGTTTGGTAACTTTTTTACCTGGGATAACTTTATTATGGGTGCCTGGACGGTTCTGCCACTTGTAATTGTTTCTTACGCGGTAGGTCTGGGTGTAGAATTTGTTTTTGCAGTTATTAAAGGGCACGAGGTAGAAGAAGGTTATCTAGTAACCGGAATGTTAGTGCCACTTATTGTACCTATAGATATTCCACTATGGATGCTTGCGATCGCAGTTATCTTTGGTGTTGTAATAGGTAAGGAAGTTTTTGGAGGAACAGGAATGAATATATTGAATCCTGCACTTACCATTAGAGCTTTCTTATTCTTTGCTTATCCTACCTGGATGAGTGGAGATCAGGTATGGGTTCACGGTGCTAAAGCAGCTGCTGGAGGTCCAGATGCTATATCAGGAGAAACTATTCTAGGTGCTTATGCACAGAATTCTTCAGTTATTTATGATTTCTCAGATAAGTTCTTTGGTTTTATACCGGGATCTGTAGGTGAGACTTCAACTTTTCTAATTATTATAGGAGGCCTTTTCCTTATGTTTTCTAAGATTGCAAGCTGGAGAATTATCCTAAGTGCTGTAGTAGGTGCTGCGGTTATGGGATTAATATTCAATGGTGTTGTTGATCAGGGATGGATTACTGAAGGAAGCAACTTCTACGGTTTAATGAGTACGCCGTTCTGGGAGCACCTAATAATAGGAGGTATTGCTTTTGGTATTGTATATATGGCTACAGATCCTGTATCGGGTTCACAGACAAATACCGGTAAATACTGGTATGGTTTCTTAATCGGGTTTTTCTCAATTATGATTCGTGTATTTAACCCGGCTTATCCTGAAGGAGTATTTTTAGCAATCTTGTTAATGAATGTTTTTGCTCCTACTATAGATCATTACGTAGTACAGGCAAACGTGAAAAAACGTATGAAACGTTTAAAACTTAAAACTGCTTAA